One Helicoverpa armigera isolate CAAS_96S chromosome 1, ASM3070526v1, whole genome shotgun sequence genomic window carries:
- the LOC110372481 gene encoding galactosylgalactosylxylosylprotein 3-beta-glucuronosyltransferase S, giving the protein MKSVNLFKKTFAMALILSAIVFVFFWANMEIVSSGEAQGIPLKVKNKLCYENFKDERNHLNKTSDLKMIYFVTPTYPRPAQVPELTRLAHTLMHVPRIHWIVADDQPICSDIVLEILKRSGLPYTHISSPKPFAYKEKNFPRGVSNRRAALGWLRDNVREGVLYFGDDDNTVDLKLFDEIRQTKKVSMFPVGLIGSYGVSTPIVKDGKVVAFFDSWHGSRTYPVDMAGFAINIEYLKPSASMPYIAGHEEDRFLVSLGLTLNDIEPLASNCSKVLVWHTKTAPYKKPSLKIDVDQIDITSPKYDYFVNLLKETSRLGMASVFPDNGSKTYIIRDRRKYETLSGLS; this is encoded by the exons atgaaatctgttaatttgtttaaaaaaacatttgcgaTGGCGTTAATTTTAAGTGCAATAGTTTTCGTTTTCTTCTGGGCCAACATGGAAATtgtaag TTCCGGCGAAGCCCAAGGCATACCCTTGAAGGTGAAAAACAAACTATGTTACGAGAACTTCAAAGATGAGAGGAACCATCTGAACAAGACCTCGGACTTGAAGATGATATACTTCGTAACGCCGACGTACCCTCGACCAGCTCAGGTGCCGGAGCTCACCAGATTGGCACATACCTTGATGCACGTGCCCCGGATACACTGGATCGTGGCCGACGACCAGCCAATCTGCTCTGACATCGTTTTGGAAATACTCAA GCGTTCAGGTCTGCCATACACCCACATTTCCAGCCCAAAGCCTTTTGCGTACAAAGAAAAGAATTTCCCCCGAGGAGTGTCCAACCGCCGTGCAGCTTTGGGCTGGCTCAGAGACAATGTGCGCGAAGGAGTCCTATACTTCGGTGATGACGATAATACCGTTGACCTCAAACTCTTTGATGAGATTCGGCAGACGAAGAAGGTTTCTATGTTCCCTGTGGGCCTGATCGGAAGCTATGGAGTTTCTACGCCAATTGTTAAAGATGGAAAG GTTGTGGCATTCTTCGACTCTTGGCACGGCTCCCGTACATACCCAGTTGACATGGCGGGCTTCGCAATCAACATAGAGTACCTCAAACCCTCTGCTTCAATGCCGTACATCGCTGGCCACGAGGAAGATAGGTTCCTAGTAAGCCTCGGCCTCACACTCAATGATATAGAACCTCTAGCTTCAAACTGCTCCAAGGTCTTAGTCTGGCACACCAAAACAGCACCGTACAAAAAACCTTCTCTAAAAATTGACGTCGACCAAATTGATATAACATCCCCTAAGTACGATTATTTCGTTAATCTACTTAAAGAAACTTCTAGATTAGGTATGGCTAGCGTTTTTCCTGATAACGGTTCAAAGACTTATATTATAAGGGATCGTAGGAAATATGAGACTTTGAGTGGGCTGTCGTAA